In Streptomyces sp. NBC_01231, the sequence CTCCGGCACGGGTGCGACCAGGGTGATCCAGCCACCCACGAGCGGGCTCACGCAGACGGCGACCAGCCACGGCGTCAGAGGCCTTCGGCCGCGCGCGTCGAGGACCGCCGTCAACGCGAGTCCCTCGCTGACGGAGTGCACGGTCAGCGCCGCCACCACGGGAACCGAGGCCAGCAGAGCCACCGTCATGCCCTCGACCAGCCGGTGCAGCACAAGGGCGACGGCCGTTCCGGCGCCCAGAAGCCGCCCCGGCTCACCCCGTCTGCGCAGGGCGTGCCCCGCCGAGGCGAGAGCGAAGGCCGCGACGGCGACGACCGGCACGATCCAGCCCGCGAGGCCCTGCTCCTCCGCCTCATGCAGGGCGTGCGGCACGATGTCGGCGCCGGCCACCGCCAGCAGCACCCCGGACGCGGCGCCGAGCAACATCGTCGAGCGGTGCGACCACCGGCGCCCCAGCCATGCGCCGACCAGCGTCCCCACTGCGATCAAGATCAGCCCCAGGTACTGGCCGCGGCTGAATTCCCCCCAGGACAGTGCGAGTCGAGCCCCCGCCTCGGCAACCGGAGGAACCACCGTTGGCCCTTCATGAGCAGCGGGCAATGGGATCGGTTGCTCATGACGCTTCCACAGCTCCAGCCCGGCCGCATGCTCCCCGGCCCGCTCCCTGGGCCGTCCGTGTGAAGGGGGCCACCGGGCGTCGTGAAGGGGGCCTCCGGGTGTGGCCCGACGCGGGCTGTCGTGAGCAAGTCGTTGAGGGCGCGGGCAGGACGAGGAACACGGCCGGCGAGAGGGGGACGGCCACTGTGCTGTGCGGGAGTCCCTGCTACCAGTAGATGTCGCCCTCGACCGCCCGTCGGGTATCGCAAGTGACCATTGAGGTCACGCACCTCGGAGGCCCGCGCAAGCAGGTCTGCCGAACAGCCCCGCCCCCGAGGGTGACTGAGCGCTCCAGTGGGCGGGCCCCGACAACTGAAGCGCTCACCGGTGTGTCAGTGCCCTCGCGTGGCGTGCATGCTGAATGCGTGGCGCGGTGACCTGCGTGGATTGGGTGGGGTGGGCGGCATGAGTGACCGCAGTGAGTGGCCTGCGGGGCGTGACAAGGACGCCGCGCTGATCATCAGGACCGACTATGACGATGAGCAGGCGTGGTCGGCCGTGAAAGCGGCGCTGATGATGACCTGGGGCGCGGAGGACGACTTCGAGCCGTACGTGCACATCGTCGACGATCCGCGGTGGACGGGACTCACGCCCGCTCAGGTTCTCTCCCAGGCATCCGCGCATGCAGAGAGCGGCGGCGTTGCCTATCTCGCCGACCGAGTCTCGATACGGGCGACCCCTGTCACCTTGCTGGCGCTGTCCCTGCTGACCAGGGAGCAGTGCGAAAGCGACGAGGAGTTCGAGGCGTACGGCGGCGCGTTCCGCGTGGTGCCCTACGGGATCCACGAGATGAACGCCAACCTGATGATCGCCAACTTGGACTTCGGCGACTTCGCGGACGCGGCCAGGAATGATCCCGAGGGCGTCTTCCGAGGATTTGCCAACTGAAGCACCCCACCCACACTCACCCGGAAAACAGACATCAACTCACGAAGCGTCCTGCTGACGTCCGGAGCGTAAATCAGCCGGGACTGGTCCACCTGGCTTGTAGCAAACCATCCCGGCCATCGACATGCCTTCCGGAGCCCCGGACCTCACCCGCACCACCGGGGTCCGGCCGATGCGACCCCCGGTCCTGGCGCACGGCAGCGTCATCGACTGCCCGGCCGCGTAGGCGAAGACGATCCAGGCGGCGGACACCGCCGCTGTGCTCTTACCCGCGGCCAGACCTCCTTCGTCCACAGCTCCACCACCTCTTCGTCGCGCTCGATCGCCCGGGGTGCCGACTGCTGGGGCTTGTGCCTGGGCAAGGGCTACCGGTGCCTGTCTCTCGGGGTCGAACCAAGTCGCCACAAGTGCTCGCCGATCTGGGAAGCGGGGACCGGGGACCATCTCCTGGGTGGATTCACCATTGAGCCAGCACACCTGCTCGGGGCCGCCGTCGCCGGTGTCGAACAGGCAGCACACTCCGCCGCTGGCGGCGGTGAGGTCGGTGAACACCTTCCTGATGTTGGTCGACCGCGCGAACAAGCGGCTCATCCCCGACGTCGCTGCCCAGCATTCCACGGACGCGTAACCAGGGTGCAGGAAAGACTCGAACCGGACCGTCGCGTAGACGTACCCGATCTGGATGCGCCCGTCCGCCTCAGGTGCAGGGCCGGCCTTCTCCGCGAACTCGCGCAGTGCGTCATCGACGTCGAACATCATGGTCATGTCGAGCTTGAGCTCGCTGCTGGAGCAGTCGACCGGCTCGCTCTTGAAGTGGGACGTGAAGGGGACGACGAGCCGGTCACCGTCAGGCAGTCTGATCTCAAGCGGCGGCACGGCACGGGTCGGTGGCGCCAGCTCGGCCAGATTGGCCAACGCGCCGATCCTGCGCCACAGTGGTTTCCCCCTGCTCCTTGCTTGCGTGGCTTCACCGTGCATCTGGCCGGCACGATCAGTACCTGTCCTTTGGACCGGAGCCGCAAGTCCCGCGCTGTCTGAACTGTCAGTGGGTTGACGTACCCTCCGCCAGGTGACCCACCATCTGATAGAGCAACGCGCCCTTGACGCTGCGATCGATGATGCACGCCAGGCTCTTGTTGAGCACGACCATGCGTTGGATTGGCTGCTTCGCCCGGAAGCGGTACGTGATGGTCCACTGGCCACCGAGGCCTGGGTATTCGACCGGCCCTTGACGCATGTCCTGCTGGTGCGGCACCGCTGGCGCGGATGGGTACCGCCCGGCGGCAGGGTCGATCCCGGAGAGACGCCACGAGAGGCGGCCCGTCGGGAGTTGTACGAGGAGACCGGCGTACGGGCGGAACTGCTCGGGACGCCGGCGGCTGTCACCGTGCGCTCCTATCATCCCGGCTGGTCGGCCACCATGGGGGTGTCCTTCATGACGGTCGTCGATCGGGGCACGGAGCTGGTCCCCGAAGAGGGCCAGCCTGCTGCCTGGCTGCGGCTGGATGAACCGTGGCAGGGCTGGTTCTCCGAAGATCGCCTCTGTATGGAGCGGTGCGCCGGATGGCTCAGGGAACGCGGTTGAGCGCGCGCCTGGGCCGAGTCGACAGCACCCGGTTCACCAGGAGTCATGGCTGATTCCGTCCGGCTGGCTGCCTCAGGACCGGTAGCCGGACGGGAACGCCCTCTTTTTCTTTTCTCATTGCCGTGCCGGATCTCGCGGATCAGCGGACTGCGGTGAACTCCTGAAGCTGTGCAGCCAGTTGACGCTCGGGCCCGGGCGACAATGACGGACGAGCTGGGCGTGCGCGCGGCGAGACGGTCGTCGACGCTCTCCAGCCGGTCGCTGGGAGCGTGGGCCTGGGAGCCGTTGGCGCGCACGCACGGGCGAAGATCCCCAGGCCTTCGAGGTAAAGTCCGGGCCGAGACCAGCACGCACGAAACCCACCCTGGTCGAACCCTAGTCGGCCTTCCGCCAGCGGGCGCGCAGACTGAACGCCGCGCTCTTCGGCCGACGTTCGCGGGTGAACACTCCCTTCTTGTTGCCGTCGACACGGAAGACACCGGGTGCGGTGGCGAAGTCGGCGAAGTTCCAGACCTGTTCGCCGACGACCGCGTCGACACGGTCGAACACCCGGTGATACACGTCGAGCAGTTCGGTCTGGTACTCCTCGGTCCACGGGCTGGGTACGGCGCTGCGCAGTCCGGGGTAGGCGTCCGCTCCGTACTCGGTGATGACGATGGGCTTGTCGTGCGCGGCCCACTGCCGCAGTTCCGCCTCCAACTCCGTCTCGGCCGTGGCCAGGTCGTCGGGGCCGAAGTACCAGCCGTAGTAACGGTTGAGGAGCACGACGTCGAACAGGTCGGTGACCACGCACTGGTCCGGTTTCCCCATGAGCGCGTTGACGTAGGCGACGGGCCGTGAGGGATCCAGCCGGCGTGCCTCGGCCGCCAGTGGTGCGAAGTAGTCGCGCGCCTCCGGTTGGACGTTGTCCGGCTCGTTGGCGATGGACCACAGCACGACACTCGGATGGTTCTTGTCGCGCTCCACGAGCTCCCTCACCGCCTGCAGGTGAGTGCGTTGTGTGCTCTCACCCACGGTGTCGGGCGAGAACGTCGACGCCTTCCGGCCGGAGCCGAAGACACCTCCCGCGATGTTCAGGTTCAGGCCGACGGCCGCCGTCTCGTCGATGACCACCACACCCTGTCGGTCCGCGTAGTCCAGCACCTCCTCGGCATAGGGGTAGTGCGAGGTGCGGAACGAGTTTGCGCCGGTCCACTCCAGCAGGGCGAAGTCATGCACCATCAGGGTGTCGTCGTGAGCCCTGCCGCGCACGGCGGCGTCCTCGTGTTTGCCGAAACCCTTGAAATAGAAGGGGACTCCGTTGATCAGGAACTCCTTGCCCCGTACCTCCACCGTGCGCACGCCCACGGACTGCCGGTAACTGTCGACGAGGTCGCCGGAGGTGCTCCACAGCGTGGCCTCGAGTTCGTAGAGGTAGCCGTCTCCCGGCGCCCAGGGGTGCACGTCGGCGATCCTGAGCGTCCCCTCCGCGCCGGTGGCGGCATGGACCTCGACCCCCGAGGCGTCGCGCAGCGAGACGCGCACCACGTGCTCTTCGGCTTGTGCGGCGCTGTCCACGCGGTAGGCGACGAGGCCGGCCGTGTCCTGCAGGCTGGTGGTCACGGTGATGTCGGTGATGTGGACGGGGGGCGTGGTGTACAGCCACACGGGCCGGTGCAGCCCCGCGTAGTTGAAGAAGTCCTGGAAGTAGTGCTGCACCCGGCGGCCGTCCGCTCGTTCCTCCACTCGGCCGGGCGGTATCGACTCCCAGGTCAGTTCGTTGTTGACCACGACGGTGACACGGTTCTCGGCACCCGGCCGCAAGTGCGCCGTGACGTCGGCCTCGAAGGGGGTGTAACCACCTTCGTGCCGGGCGACCTCGACATCGTTGACCCAGGCGACGGCGCGATGCGTCGCCGCGTCGAAGCGGAGTACCGTCCGTTCCCCCGCCCACCGGTCAGGAACCCATACCTGCGTCTGGTACCAGACGTCCCCGACATGGTCACGGACGGTCTTGTCCGGGAAGATGTCGTTGTAGCTGGCCGGCACCGGGATGTCCACGGCGCCCGCGAGCCGCGAGCGCCACCAGCCCTCGGCACGGCCGGCACCCTCCGCGTCCAGGCGGAAGCTCCACAGGCCGCCGAGAGAGCGGCGTTCACGAGTGGGGCCGTCCTGGGGACGAAGCATGGTTGGTTCTCCTGTTCTGTGTGCGCGTGTCGACGCGGCAGTCGAAAGGGCAGCAATGAAATGAAGGGCGCCCGGGGGCCGTCGGCGCTTGCGGGGACCGGCTTCGTCGGGCGCGGTCCGGTCTACTTGATGCCGGTGTTGGCGATGCCCTGGATGAAGTGTCGTTGCAGGGCGAGGAAGAGCAGGATGATCGGTGTGACGACCGTGACCGCCCCGGCCAGCAGCAGGCCGTAGTTGGTGCCGTTGGCTCCCGTGGAGAAGAGGGCGAGGGCGACGGGCAGCGTGTAGTGGTCCTCGGTCTGCGCGATGACGAGCGGCCACAGGAAGTTGTTCCACTGCGCGAGGAAGGTGAGGATCGCCAGTGTCGCCAGCGCCGGCCGCGTCAACGGCAGGATCACCCTGAGGAAGATCCGGGATTCGCCCGCACCGTCGAGGCGCGCCGCCTCGACGAGGGCGTCCGGGATGTCCCGGATGAACTGCCGCATGATGAACACGCCGAACGGTGTCACGAGGAAGGGCAGGATGAGCCCGAGGTAGGAGTTGCCCAGGCCCATGTTGCTGACGAGCACGAACAGGGGGACGAAGGTCGTGACGCCGGGGATGATCAGCATGGTGAGGACGAGGCCGAACAGCAGACGCTTTCCCGCGAACTCGATCTTCGCGAAGGCGTATCCGGCCATCGAGCAGAACAGCAGGTTCCCCAGCACACAAGCCACCGCGACGACTGTGCTGTTCAGGAAGTACAGTCCGAAGTTCTGCTTGGACAGCAGTTGTTCGAAGTTGGCGAAGGTCGGGGACCGGGGAAGCCAGGAACTCGGATGGGCGACGATCTCGCCCGTCGGTTTCACCGAGCCGAGGAACATCCAGGCAAAAGGCGCCAGCGTCGCGAGGAGTCCCAGCACGAGGGCGCCGTAGAGAACGAGACGAGCCGTGGGGACTCGCCGGGACGTACGCCGGTCCCGGAAGGCTGGTCCTGTCGTTGTGGTGGTGGCGGTCATGTCAGGCCCTCGCTCGGAAGATGCGGAACTGAAGAAGGCTCAGTAGGGCGATCGCGGTGACCAGCACATAGGACGCGGCTGACGCCACTCCGTAGTTCCCGAAGCCGAATTGCTGGTAGGCGTAGTAGCTGATCGACGTCGTGCTGTCCAAGGGGCCGCCGCTCGTCATGACGAACGGTTCCTCGAAGAACTGGAGGTAGCTGATGCTGAGCAGGATGGCGACCACCAGCGTGGTGGGCCGGAGCAACGGCAAGGTCACGCTGCGGAAGGCCCGCCAGCGGGACGCGCCGTCCACAACGGCCGCCTCGTGCAGTTCGGGCGGTATCGACTGCAGTCCCGCCAGGAAGATCACCATGGGGATGCCGAAGTGCCGCCAGACTGCCATCAGTATGAGGGCGGGCATGGACCAGTTGGGATCGTTCAGCCAGTCCGGCCCGGAGATTCCCACCAGGGACAGCACCGAGTTGATCATCCCGTCGGGCTTGTAGAGGTACCTCCACACGACCGCCACCGCCACGATGCTCGTCACGACCGGGGCGAAGTAGGCGACCCGGAAGAAGCCCTTCGCACGCTGGATCCCGGAGTTGAGTGCGACGGCGACGGCGAGGGAGAGCACCATCGTCAGCGGTATGCCCACGGCGACGAAATAGAGCGTGTTCAACGCTGCGCGGACGAAGGTGGGATCGTCGAAGAGCGCGGTGTAGTTCTCCAGGCCGACGAAGTTGACGCTGAAGGGCGTCTGCACGTCCCTGCTGGTGATGTCGGTGACGCTCATCGACAGTGACGAGAAGACCGGCCAGATGCCGAAGGTGGCGAACAGCAGGACGAAGGGCGAGCAGAAGGCCCAGGCGACCAGTGTGCGCCGCAGGCGTCCGGAACCGTGCTTCGACCGTTGAGCCGGCTTCCTGGTGGAAGCCCTCTCGCGTACGGGTTTCAGGGAGGTGGCCGTGGTCATCGGGACTGGCCCGTTCCGATCGCGGACGCTTTCACCTGAATCCGTTCAAGGGCCGCCTTCGGCGATGAGACTCCCTTGGCCACCTTCTCGATCTCGGCATCGAGGACCGCTGCGATCTGCTTCCACGTGGTGACGGTCGGGCCGGGCAGCGCGGTCTGGAGCTGGGATCGGAAGACGGCCAGCGTCGGGTCCGACTTGAGCTTCCCCTCATCCCAGGCCGCCTGGACGGCGGGAAGGTCTCCGGACTGTTCGTACCAGTCCTGCTGGATGTCGGGCTGGGAGAGCCACCGGATGAACTTCCAGGCACCGTCGCGGTTCTTCGCGTTCTTGAACACCGCCCAGTGCCCTCCCCCGATGAAGCTGGCGTTGGACGTCGCCCCCTTCGGGAGCGTGGCGACCCCCACCTTGTCCTTGACGAAGTCCGCTCCTCCCGCCCCCTTCAGCAGTGCCGTTTCCCAGGGGCCCGAGACGAGTGCGGCGGTGGAACCGGCGACGAACTGCGGCTCGATCTCCCCGAGACTCACAGCCCCGTTGCGGGTTGAGGTCTTCGATGTGAAGAACGACTGGTAGTACTCCAGCCCCTTGAGCGCCTCGGGTGTGTCGAAGGTGAACTCGGTGCCGTTCTCGTTCATGAGATGCGCACCGGCCTGCCACATGAAGGGCAGGACGCCCTGCCAGCTCGCCGCCACGCCGGTGGGCAGCGCCAGGCCCCACTTCGCGCCCTCCTTCTGGAGGGCCTTGAGGAACGGGCCGTACTCCTTCCAGGTCTCCGGCGCGGAGACTCCGGCAGCCTGTGCCAGGTCCTTGCGGTAGAACAGGACGCGGGTGTCCACATACCAGGGGACGCCGTACGTGCCCCCGTCGTAGGTGGTGCTCTGAGCGGCGCCTCGGTAGAAGGCCGAGGTGTCGACGAGGCCGGCCGGCACCTGCTCGAGGCCGCCCGTCGAGGCGAAGTTCGTCAGGTCGGCGCTTCCGACGAGCGTGGCGTCCGGCGTGTCCTGGGAGGCGATCGCCGTTTCGACCTTCTTGGCGTAGTCCTGCCACGGGACGGCCGTGACCTTCACCTTCGCGTCCGGGTTGACCTTCTGGAAGCGCGCGGCCAACTCGGGCAGGCGCTCGCCCTCGGTACCCATGGCCCAGACGTTGATCTCGTCCTTGGCAGGTGAGTTGCTGATGGGAGCGCCCGTGGCTCCCCCACCGCCCTGTGTATCGGACCGGCCGCAACCGGCCAGAACCAGTGTGGCGGCCAGACCGCCGATGAGCGCTTTCGACAAATGCGAGGTGGACATCCTTGTCCGTCTCCTCTCCACCCGGTGGATGCGTGAGCGGCTCTACCGCACGACGTGGTGTGGGTCAGCGAGACCGTACAGCGAAAACCGAACAGGTGCCATACTTTCAGCCGAAGTGATGATGGCGGATTATCGGCCGGACACTGCCCCGCACCGCCCGCTTAGGGTGGGGGGCATGACCGAGAAGACGGCGACCCGTCCGGCCACTCGCCGAGGCCCATACGCCAAGAGCGCACAACGCAGGGCCGATATCGTCGCGTCAGCGACCGCCGTGTTCGCGGCTCGCGGTTACCGTGGGGGGTCCCTGAGGGAGATCGCCAAGCAGCTCGACCTCAGCCTGACCAGCGTCGTGCACCACTTTCCCAGCAAGAGCGAACTCCTCGTGGCCGTCCTCGAGAACGCCGACTCCGCGAGCGGCGACGCCTTCGAGTCGGACAGCCGGGAAAAGGGCGTGACCTACGCGGTCCTGCGGTACGTCCGCCGCAATCTGGAACGACAGGAGATGCTGCGGCTCCTCGCCCTGATGGCCGCGGAGGCCTCGGCTCCCGATCATCCGGCGCACGAGTGGTTCCGTGACAGGTACGAGCGGGTCGTCACAGTTTTCACGACCGCGGTACGCAGGGACCAGGACCTTGGTCGTATCGCGAACCGGAGGCACCCCGAGCAGCTCGCGGCGGCCCTTGTCGCGATGTGGGACGGCCTCCAGCTCCAGTGGCTCATCGACCCGCGGCGTGATCTCATGGGCGGGATCTCGGCCGGCTTGGAGGATCTGCTGGGCGATCCTGCCGTCGGTGACCGGCGGCACCCGTAGCAACACCCTGTGAGCGATCAAGTTCGAGTTGGATTTCGCCCCGGCACCGAGGGTCGGAAAGAGCAACAGGCGCTTCAGCGGCCGAGGTAGCTCGCGTGCCCGTCATCGTCGACATCGAACGGCCCTGGCGGGATGATGCAGAATTCGTTCCCCTCAGGGTCGGCCATGACCAGGAAGCCCCCAGCCGCATATCGGTCGAGCGGCCGACCACCCAACTCCTCCACTCGCGCCTGCTCGGAAGTCGGGTCCTCCGAGGCAACATCGAAGTGGATGCGGTTCTTGCCGGCCTTTGCCTCAGCGACCTTCTGGAAGCCCACCCCCGGACCATCGCCACGCGCGAGCCAGACATACGGGCCCGTCCTGGCCGCGATCGGTCTGCCCAGGAGCTCAGCCCAGAACGAGGCCAACCGTTCCGGATCAACGCAGTCGATGATGAGGTCCTTGATCTTCAGGTGAGTGGCCGTCATGGAGCGATCCTCGCAGGCTGCGGGGCACAACCAGGCCGGAATCAGCAAGCCCCGGCTGCCATCGTCCAACAGGCACAGACGTCGAACGACAAGCTGAATACACTGTTTGTGATCCCGGTGTCTGCACGGGAACCAGAGAGCGCGATGAGCGCGTCACCTGCTCGCGCGGCCATTGATCTTCTTGCCCGCATCATTACCGCAGAAGTCCTTCCCAGCGGTCTCGACTGCCTTCACGGACCCTGAGTCGATTACCACGCCCACCGCCCGGGAGTCGTGGCAGATCAGCCTGCTGAGCTGGTCGCGATTGCCGCCCAGCGAGCACGATGACACCATGCCGACGTGACCACTGCTGGAGAGCCGAACTGCCTGATTGTGACAGGGATGCCGGGCGCCGGGAAGTCGACCGTGACCAGGCTCGTCGCCGAGCGGCTGCCACGTTCCGCCCGGCTCGACGGCGATGAACTCAACAGGATGATAGTCAGCGGATTCGTCTGGGCCCTCGGCGAACCCGCCGACGAAGCAGCACGGCAAGTCGAGCTGTTGCACCGCAATCTGTGCACGCTGGCGAACAACTTCGCCGACGCCGGCTTCACCCCCCTGATCGACGCGGTGATCCCCTCCCGCGAGAAGCTGGACTTCTTCCTCGATCTCCTCACGCCTCGCCAGGTCTTGTTCGTCGTCCTCACACCGGGCATCGAGGTCTGCCAATACCGCAACACCATCAGGGATCCACGTGAACGGTTCGACTTCGACGGCTACGAAGCCCTCGAAGCCGACATGAAACGCGAATTCGGCGACGTCGGCTGGTGGTTCGACACCGCGGCCCTCACCCCCGACCAGACCGCCGATCGCATCGTCCGCGAAGCAGGCCGCCGTGCTCTCGTGAACTGACCGCGGTCCTACTCATCCAGACGGGCACGAATCCCACCGCCTGGCCTTCACTCAGGCCCGAGCCGCAGGCCAGGACGCCGCGACGCGGTGGCCTGCGCGGCGGACTCTCGGCAATCGGGGACGGCGGCCCCGGCCCGGCTGCGCCGCTTGAGCCCCCCACTTCACCCCGCACCCCCACCTCGCACGATCAGGGCGTTTGACCACGGAAGCCCCGTCGGCGCCCTCGCTGATCCGACAACGTTGCCCCCGCAGCGAGACACCACCCAAGGCGTCCCGCACGGCCAAGAGGAGACATCATGCGAGGTACCCGGGCCCTCACCGCGGGCGCACTGGCGCTCACGCTGGCAACCGGTATCGGCTGGGCCGCCCAGGCATCCCCCAGCCAGGCCCCGGCCGCCAAGCCCGCACAGGCCCGAGTCGTCGACGGCTACCAGATCGTCACGCTCCCCAACGCGAACGTCCCGAACTTCCAGCGGCGCAC encodes:
- a CDS encoding NUDIX hydrolase, producing MTHHLIEQRALDAAIDDARQALVEHDHALDWLLRPEAVRDGPLATEAWVFDRPLTHVLLVRHRWRGWVPPGGRVDPGETPREAARRELYEETGVRAELLGTPAAVTVRSYHPGWSATMGVSFMTVVDRGTELVPEEGQPAAWLRLDEPWQGWFSEDRLCMERCAGWLRERG
- the uidA gene encoding beta-glucuronidase, whose protein sequence is MLRPQDGPTRERRSLGGLWSFRLDAEGAGRAEGWWRSRLAGAVDIPVPASYNDIFPDKTVRDHVGDVWYQTQVWVPDRWAGERTVLRFDAATHRAVAWVNDVEVARHEGGYTPFEADVTAHLRPGAENRVTVVVNNELTWESIPPGRVEERADGRRVQHYFQDFFNYAGLHRPVWLYTTPPVHITDITVTTSLQDTAGLVAYRVDSAAQAEEHVVRVSLRDASGVEVHAATGAEGTLRIADVHPWAPGDGYLYELEATLWSTSGDLVDSYRQSVGVRTVEVRGKEFLINGVPFYFKGFGKHEDAAVRGRAHDDTLMVHDFALLEWTGANSFRTSHYPYAEEVLDYADRQGVVVIDETAAVGLNLNIAGGVFGSGRKASTFSPDTVGESTQRTHLQAVRELVERDKNHPSVVLWSIANEPDNVQPEARDYFAPLAAEARRLDPSRPVAYVNALMGKPDQCVVTDLFDVVLLNRYYGWYFGPDDLATAETELEAELRQWAAHDKPIVITEYGADAYPGLRSAVPSPWTEEYQTELLDVYHRVFDRVDAVVGEQVWNFADFATAPGVFRVDGNKKGVFTRERRPKSAAFSLRARWRKAD
- a CDS encoding carbohydrate ABC transporter permease encodes the protein MTATTTTTGPAFRDRRTSRRVPTARLVLYGALVLGLLATLAPFAWMFLGSVKPTGEIVAHPSSWLPRSPTFANFEQLLSKQNFGLYFLNSTVVAVACVLGNLLFCSMAGYAFAKIEFAGKRLLFGLVLTMLIIPGVTTFVPLFVLVSNMGLGNSYLGLILPFLVTPFGVFIMRQFIRDIPDALVEAARLDGAGESRIFLRVILPLTRPALATLAILTFLAQWNNFLWPLVIAQTEDHYTLPVALALFSTGANGTNYGLLLAGAVTVVTPIILLFLALQRHFIQGIANTGIK
- a CDS encoding sugar ABC transporter permease, with product MTTATSLKPVRERASTRKPAQRSKHGSGRLRRTLVAWAFCSPFVLLFATFGIWPVFSSLSMSVTDITSRDVQTPFSVNFVGLENYTALFDDPTFVRAALNTLYFVAVGIPLTMVLSLAVAVALNSGIQRAKGFFRVAYFAPVVTSIVAVAVVWRYLYKPDGMINSVLSLVGISGPDWLNDPNWSMPALILMAVWRHFGIPMVIFLAGLQSIPPELHEAAVVDGASRWRAFRSVTLPLLRPTTLVVAILLSISYLQFFEEPFVMTSGGPLDSTTSISYYAYQQFGFGNYGVASAASYVLVTAIALLSLLQFRIFRARA
- a CDS encoding sugar ABC transporter substrate-binding protein, which encodes MSTSHLSKALIGGLAATLVLAGCGRSDTQGGGGATGAPISNSPAKDEINVWAMGTEGERLPELAARFQKVNPDAKVKVTAVPWQDYAKKVETAIASQDTPDATLVGSADLTNFASTGGLEQVPAGLVDTSAFYRGAAQSTTYDGGTYGVPWYVDTRVLFYRKDLAQAAGVSAPETWKEYGPFLKALQKEGAKWGLALPTGVAASWQGVLPFMWQAGAHLMNENGTEFTFDTPEALKGLEYYQSFFTSKTSTRNGAVSLGEIEPQFVAGSTAALVSGPWETALLKGAGGADFVKDKVGVATLPKGATSNASFIGGGHWAVFKNAKNRDGAWKFIRWLSQPDIQQDWYEQSGDLPAVQAAWDEGKLKSDPTLAVFRSQLQTALPGPTVTTWKQIAAVLDAEIEKVAKGVSSPKAALERIQVKASAIGTGQSR
- a CDS encoding TetR/AcrR family transcriptional regulator gives rise to the protein MTEKTATRPATRRGPYAKSAQRRADIVASATAVFAARGYRGGSLREIAKQLDLSLTSVVHHFPSKSELLVAVLENADSASGDAFESDSREKGVTYAVLRYVRRNLERQEMLRLLALMAAEASAPDHPAHEWFRDRYERVVTVFTTAVRRDQDLGRIANRRHPEQLAAALVAMWDGLQLQWLIDPRRDLMGGISAGLEDLLGDPAVGDRRHP
- a CDS encoding VOC family protein; this encodes MTATHLKIKDLIIDCVDPERLASFWAELLGRPIAARTGPYVWLARGDGPGVGFQKVAEAKAGKNRIHFDVASEDPTSEQARVEELGGRPLDRYAAGGFLVMADPEGNEFCIIPPGPFDVDDDGHASYLGR
- a CDS encoding AAA family ATPase encodes the protein MTTAGEPNCLIVTGMPGAGKSTVTRLVAERLPRSARLDGDELNRMIVSGFVWALGEPADEAARQVELLHRNLCTLANNFADAGFTPLIDAVIPSREKLDFFLDLLTPRQVLFVVLTPGIEVCQYRNTIRDPRERFDFDGYEALEADMKREFGDVGWWFDTAALTPDQTADRIVREAGRRALVN